In Streptomyces seoulensis, the following are encoded in one genomic region:
- the fusA gene encoding elongation factor G: protein MATTSLDLAKVRNIGIMAHIDAGKTTTTERILFYTGVSYKIGEVHDGAATMDWMEQEQERGITITSAATTCHWPLEGSDYTINIIDTPGHVDFTVEVERSLRVLDGAVTVFDGVAGVEPQSETVWRQADRYGVPRICFVNKLDRTGAEFHRCVDMIKDRLGAVPIVMQLPIGAEMDFQGVVDLVRMKALVWSAEAAKGEMYDVVDIPATHVEAAEEYRGKLVETVAEHDDEIMELFLEGQEPTEEQLYAAIRRITIASGKSEGVTVTPVFCGTAFKNKGVQPLLDAVVRYLPTPLDVEAIEGHDVKDPEVVVKRKPSEDEPLSALAFKIMSDPHLGKLTFVRVYSGRLESGTSVLNSVKGKKERIGKIYRMHANKREEIESVGAGDIVAVMGLKQTTTGETLSDDKNPVILESMDFPAPVIQVAIEPKSKGDQEKLGVAIQRLAEEDPSFQVHSDEETGQTIIGGMGELHLEVLVDRMRREFKVEANVGKPQVAYRETIRKAVERLDYTHKKQTGGTGQFAKVQIAIEPIESGDTSYEFVNKVTGGRIPKEYIPSVDAGAQEAMQFGILAGYEMTGVRVILLDGGYHEVDSSELAFKIAGSQAFKEAARKASPVLLEPMMAVEVTTPEDYMGEVIGDINSRRGQIQAMEERAGARVVKGLVPLSEMFGYVGDLRSKTSGRASYSMQFDSYAEVPRNVAEEIIAKAKGE, encoded by the coding sequence TTGACCTGGCCAAGGTCCGCAACATCGGGATCATGGCCCACATCGACGCGGGCAAGACGACCACCACCGAGCGGATCCTGTTCTACACCGGTGTGTCGTACAAGATCGGTGAGGTCCACGACGGCGCCGCCACGATGGACTGGATGGAGCAGGAGCAGGAGCGTGGCATCACGATCACGTCCGCTGCGACCACCTGCCACTGGCCCCTCGAGGGCAGTGACTACACCATCAACATCATCGACACCCCGGGTCACGTCGACTTCACCGTCGAGGTGGAGCGTTCGCTCCGCGTGCTCGACGGCGCCGTGACGGTGTTCGACGGTGTCGCCGGTGTGGAGCCGCAGTCCGAGACGGTGTGGCGTCAGGCCGACCGTTACGGCGTGCCGCGCATCTGCTTCGTCAACAAGCTGGACCGTACCGGCGCCGAGTTCCACCGCTGCGTGGACATGATCAAGGACCGCCTCGGCGCGGTCCCGATCGTCATGCAGCTGCCGATCGGTGCCGAGATGGACTTCCAGGGCGTTGTGGACCTCGTCCGCATGAAGGCGCTCGTGTGGTCCGCCGAGGCGGCCAAGGGCGAGATGTACGACGTCGTCGACATCCCGGCCACGCACGTCGAGGCTGCCGAGGAGTACCGCGGCAAGCTGGTGGAGACCGTCGCCGAGCACGACGACGAGATCATGGAGCTCTTCCTGGAGGGCCAGGAGCCCACCGAGGAGCAGCTCTACGCCGCGATCCGCCGGATCACCATCGCGTCCGGCAAGTCCGAGGGCGTCACGGTCACCCCGGTGTTCTGTGGCACCGCGTTCAAGAACAAGGGCGTCCAGCCCCTGCTCGACGCGGTCGTGCGCTACCTGCCGACCCCGCTCGACGTCGAGGCCATCGAGGGCCACGACGTCAAGGACCCCGAGGTCGTCGTCAAGCGCAAGCCGTCCGAGGACGAGCCGCTGTCCGCGCTCGCGTTCAAGATCATGAGCGACCCGCACCTGGGCAAGCTCACCTTCGTCCGGGTCTACTCGGGCCGCCTGGAGTCCGGCACCTCGGTGCTGAACTCCGTCAAGGGCAAGAAGGAGCGCATCGGCAAGATCTACCGCATGCACGCCAACAAGCGTGAGGAGATCGAGTCGGTGGGCGCCGGCGACATCGTCGCCGTCATGGGCCTGAAGCAGACCACCACCGGTGAGACGCTGTCCGACGACAAGAACCCGGTCATCCTGGAGTCCATGGACTTCCCGGCGCCGGTCATTCAGGTCGCCATCGAGCCCAAGTCCAAGGGTGACCAGGAGAAGCTGGGTGTCGCCATCCAGCGTCTCGCGGAGGAGGACCCCTCCTTCCAGGTCCACTCGGACGAGGAGACCGGCCAGACCATCATCGGCGGTATGGGCGAGCTGCACCTCGAGGTGCTGGTCGACCGCATGCGCCGTGAGTTCAAGGTCGAGGCGAACGTCGGCAAGCCGCAGGTGGCTTACCGCGAGACGATCCGCAAGGCCGTCGAGCGGCTCGACTACACCCACAAGAAGCAGACCGGTGGTACCGGTCAGTTCGCCAAGGTGCAGATCGCGATCGAGCCGATCGAGAGTGGCGACACCTCGTACGAGTTCGTGAACAAGGTCACCGGTGGCCGCATCCCGAAGGAGTACATCCCTTCGGTGGACGCCGGTGCGCAGGAGGCCATGCAGTTCGGCATCCTGGCCGGCTACGAGATGACGGGCGTCCGCGTCATTCTTCTCGACGGTGGCTACCACGAGGTCGACTCCTCCGAGCTCGCCTTCAAGATCGCCGGTTCGCAGGCCTTCAAGGAGGCCGCGCGCAAGGCTTCTCCCGTGCTCCTCGAGCCGATGATGGCCGTCGAGGTCACCACGCCCGAGGACTACATGGGTGAGGTCATCGGCGACATCAACTCCCGCCGTGGCCAGATCCAGGCCATGGAGGAGCGGGCCGGTGCCCGCGTCGTGAAGGGCCTCGTGCCCCTCTCGGAGATGTTCGGCTACGTCGGAGACCTCCGCAGCAAGACCTCGGGTCGCGCAAGCTACTCGATGCAGTTCGACTCCTACGCCGAGGTTCCCCGGAACGTCGCCGAGGAGATCATCGCGAAGGCCAAGGGCGAGTAA